A window of Candidatus Kinetoplastibacterium crithidii (ex Angomonas deanei ATCC 30255) contains these coding sequences:
- a CDS encoding YbdD/YjiX family protein, with product MIFSMLNKKASVASKYLGQTLRLMVGIQDYDQYINHMKKNHPDKTPLSYEDFFKACQDSKYGGNGNIKCC from the coding sequence ATGATATTTAGTATGTTAAATAAAAAAGCGTCTGTAGCCAGCAAATATCTAGGTCAAACACTAAGATTAATGGTTGGAATACAAGACTATGATCAATATATTAACCACATGAAAAAAAATCATCCTGATAAAACACCATTAAGTTATGAAGATTTTTTTAAGGCATGTCAAGATTCTAAATATGGCGGCAACGGAAATATTAAATGTTGTTAA
- a CDS encoding lipoate--protein ligase family protein, translating to MSIKKWDDYKWQLIYGAPQDPNIHMALDQQITEDVNLGIRLPTLRIWEWDSSAIVLGRFQSVKNEVNKLYADKYNLKIVRRITGGGAMFIEPGNTITYSISLPKELVLNLTFQESYKFLDSWVVDSFKELGVSVKYKPLNDIESENGKKIGGAAQARLSKAILHHTTIAYSIDQEKMAKALRISKEKISDKGIESANKRVDNTTLTSTGLSRLEFIQNMIKHFSKICHVEKIELDKKTMNLAKKISKEKFSTESWINIVP from the coding sequence ATGTCCATAAAAAAATGGGATGATTATAAATGGCAACTGATATATGGTGCCCCTCAAGATCCAAATATACATATGGCTTTAGATCAACAAATTACAGAAGATGTTAACCTAGGCATAAGATTACCTACACTAAGAATATGGGAATGGGATTCTTCTGCTATAGTATTAGGACGATTTCAATCTGTAAAAAATGAAGTTAATAAATTATATGCTGATAAATATAACTTAAAAATAGTTAGAAGAATCACAGGTGGTGGAGCTATGTTTATAGAGCCAGGAAATACTATTACATATTCTATTAGCCTTCCTAAAGAATTGGTTCTAAATTTAACATTCCAAGAATCATATAAATTTCTAGACAGCTGGGTAGTTGACTCTTTTAAAGAATTAGGTGTATCTGTAAAGTATAAACCACTAAATGATATAGAATCAGAAAATGGAAAAAAGATAGGTGGAGCGGCTCAAGCAAGATTATCCAAAGCAATACTACATCATACTACTATAGCATATTCTATAGATCAGGAGAAAATGGCAAAAGCACTACGTATTAGCAAAGAAAAAATATCTGATAAAGGCATAGAAAGTGCAAATAAAAGAGTAGATAACACAACTCTTACAAGCACAGGATTATCCAGATTAGAGTTTATTCAAAACATGATAAAGCATTTTTCAAAAATATGTCATGTTGAAAAAATTGAGTTAGATAAAAAAACAATGAACTTGGCAAAAAAAATATCTAAAGAAAAATTCTCAACAGAATCTTGGATAAACATAGTCCCTTAA
- the guaB gene encoding IMP dehydrogenase — protein MLTLKKAFTFDDVLLVPAYSEILPKNTSLTTKLTKNIELKIPFVSAAMDTVTEFSLAIALAQEGGIGIIHKNLTPDQQAHEVSRVKRHEFGIVIDPITVTPNMNVAEAINLQRKFGISGLPVVENGKVVGIITNRDLRFETNLNQPLKNVMTPKERLVVMEEGATLLDAQALMHKHRLERVLIVNSDFELRGLATVKDIVKNTEHPTANKDSRGQLRVGAAVGIGNETTERVEKLVHAGVDVIVVDTAHGHSLGVLKTISWIKSNYPQIDIIGGNIATARAAKALAEHGADGVKVGIGPGSICTTRIISGVGVPQITAISEVAKALNNTDVSIIADGGIRYSGDIAKAIAAGAHSCMMGSIFAGTSEAPGEESLFQGRTYKSYRGMGSIGAMEKGSADRYFQGHYKTADKLVPEGVEGRVPYKGSVISIIYQLIGGLRAAMGYCGCATINDLRTKTEFVEITSAGVSESHVHDIHITKEAPNYRSE, from the coding sequence ATGCTTACTTTGAAAAAGGCTTTCACATTTGACGATGTGTTGTTAGTTCCTGCATATTCAGAAATATTACCTAAAAACACTTCTCTTACAACAAAACTTACAAAAAATATTGAACTAAAAATACCTTTTGTATCTGCAGCAATGGATACAGTAACCGAGTTTAGTTTAGCAATTGCCCTTGCACAGGAAGGGGGCATTGGAATAATACATAAAAATCTTACACCTGATCAACAAGCTCATGAAGTTTCAAGAGTGAAAAGACATGAATTTGGAATTGTTATAGACCCTATAACTGTAACACCGAATATGAATGTTGCCGAAGCTATAAACTTACAACGAAAATTTGGAATTTCTGGTTTACCAGTAGTTGAAAATGGTAAAGTTGTAGGAATTATAACTAATAGAGATTTGCGTTTTGAAACCAATTTGAATCAACCATTAAAAAATGTAATGACCCCTAAAGAACGCCTAGTAGTAATGGAAGAGGGCGCGACTTTATTAGATGCACAAGCTTTAATGCATAAACATAGGCTGGAAAGGGTCCTTATAGTAAATTCTGATTTTGAATTGCGTGGATTAGCTACTGTTAAAGACATAGTTAAAAATACAGAGCATCCAACAGCTAATAAAGACTCTCGTGGTCAATTAAGAGTTGGAGCAGCTGTAGGAATAGGAAATGAAACAACAGAACGTGTCGAAAAATTAGTTCATGCTGGTGTTGATGTAATAGTTGTAGATACCGCTCATGGTCATTCTCTAGGAGTATTAAAAACCATCAGCTGGATAAAATCGAATTATCCTCAAATTGATATTATAGGTGGTAATATTGCTACAGCGAGAGCAGCTAAAGCATTAGCAGAGCATGGAGCTGATGGAGTAAAGGTAGGTATAGGACCAGGTTCTATATGCACAACTAGAATAATTTCTGGTGTTGGAGTTCCTCAAATAACAGCCATAAGTGAAGTTGCAAAAGCTTTAAACAATACAGATGTTTCCATAATAGCTGATGGTGGCATTAGATATTCTGGTGACATTGCGAAAGCTATAGCAGCTGGTGCCCATTCTTGTATGATGGGCAGCATTTTTGCTGGAACATCAGAAGCTCCTGGAGAAGAAAGTTTATTTCAGGGAAGAACCTATAAATCCTATAGAGGCATGGGAAGCATTGGAGCCATGGAAAAGGGTTCAGCTGATAGATATTTCCAAGGTCATTATAAAACAGCTGATAAATTGGTTCCAGAAGGAGTAGAAGGAAGAGTACCTTACAAAGGCAGTGTTATCTCAATCATATATCAATTAATAGGTGGTTTAAGAGCTGCCATGGGTTATTGTGGATGTGCAACAATAAATGACTTAAGAACTAAAACTGAGTTTGTTGAAATTACTTCTGCTGGAGTTAGTGAATCACATGTTCATGATATACATATTACAAAAGAAGCTCCTAATTATAGGTCAGAATAA
- a CDS encoding lipoate protein ligase C-terminal domain-containing protein → MHGEYKAPGNKLVMIDFEIDHDNNTIYNVQISGDFFLEPSEALNIMNESLNGLPIESNDEFIKKTIEKNLPENTEFIGFSTTDIVVTIKRALLCP, encoded by the coding sequence ATGCATGGAGAATATAAAGCACCTGGAAATAAATTGGTAATGATAGACTTTGAAATTGACCATGATAATAATACGATATATAACGTACAAATAAGCGGCGATTTTTTTCTTGAGCCATCTGAAGCATTAAATATTATGAATGAATCTTTAAATGGTTTACCAATTGAATCAAATGATGAATTTATAAAAAAAACAATAGAAAAAAATCTACCTGAAAATACAGAATTTATCGGATTCTCAACCACAGATATTGTAGTAACAATAAAAAGGGCTTTGTTATGTCCATAA
- the guaA gene encoding glutamine-hydrolyzing GMP synthase, whose protein sequence is MNKNILIVDCGSQVTQLIARRIREIGIYTTVINHNSVEQDYLVEQINKGLAGIIISGSHESINKESPDKIKKYIFKLGIPVLGICYGMQSMANQLGGEVSVSTNREYGHAEITISNESELLGAIQEINPNSTLKVWMSHGDTVTKLPDGFKKIAHTNSAIAGMENNEKKLYALQFHPEVTHTELGKKILERFVINICNCQYNWDMPSYIEQAITNIKSTVGNDKVILGLSGGVDSSVAAVLINKAIGKKLTCIFVDHGLMRLNEKEQVKTMFSSFDINVIYCNASELFLKKLEGVTDPEKKRKIIGNEFINVFQEEAKKIGNVKWLAQGTIYPDIIESSKEKNGISNVIKSHHNVGGLPEKMNLSLLEPLKYLFKDEVRKIGIELGIPYDMICRHPFPGPGLAVRIIGEIKEEFIKILQSADNIFIDELKSNKNILNNKSWYDSVSQAFAVFLPIKSVGVMGDGRTYEYVIVLRSVDTSDFMTANWSDIPASLLSKISSRIINEVSGINRVVYDISNKPPSTIEWE, encoded by the coding sequence ATGAATAAAAACATACTAATTGTTGACTGTGGTTCTCAAGTTACTCAACTGATTGCTCGTAGAATAAGAGAAATAGGTATATACACAACGGTAATTAATCACAATTCTGTAGAACAAGATTATTTAGTTGAACAAATAAATAAAGGATTGGCTGGAATTATAATATCTGGTAGTCACGAATCAATTAATAAAGAATCTCCAGATAAAATTAAAAAATATATATTTAAATTAGGTATTCCTGTGCTTGGAATTTGTTATGGCATGCAGTCTATGGCTAATCAATTAGGCGGAGAAGTAAGTGTTTCAACAAATAGAGAATATGGGCATGCCGAAATTACAATATCAAACGAAAGCGAACTATTAGGTGCAATTCAAGAAATCAATCCTAATAGTACTTTAAAAGTTTGGATGAGTCATGGTGATACAGTAACAAAGTTACCAGATGGTTTTAAAAAAATTGCTCATACAAATTCTGCAATTGCTGGGATGGAAAACAATGAAAAAAAACTGTATGCTTTACAATTTCATCCAGAAGTTACACATACTGAATTAGGTAAAAAAATTCTAGAAAGATTTGTAATAAACATCTGTAATTGTCAATATAACTGGGATATGCCAAGTTATATTGAACAAGCAATTACAAATATCAAATCAACAGTAGGTAATGATAAAGTTATACTGGGACTATCTGGTGGTGTAGACTCATCTGTTGCTGCAGTCTTAATAAACAAAGCTATTGGCAAAAAATTAACTTGTATATTTGTAGATCATGGTCTTATGAGATTAAATGAAAAAGAACAAGTAAAGACAATGTTTTCCTCATTTGATATAAATGTTATTTATTGCAATGCTTCAGAATTATTCTTAAAAAAGTTAGAGGGTGTTACTGATCCTGAAAAGAAAAGAAAAATAATAGGGAATGAATTTATTAATGTGTTTCAAGAAGAAGCAAAAAAAATTGGTAATGTTAAATGGCTTGCTCAAGGAACCATATATCCAGACATAATAGAATCTTCAAAAGAAAAAAATGGGATATCTAATGTTATAAAATCACATCATAATGTTGGAGGTCTTCCTGAAAAAATGAACCTTTCTTTATTAGAGCCGTTAAAATATCTCTTTAAAGATGAGGTAAGAAAAATAGGTATAGAGCTTGGAATTCCATACGACATGATATGTCGTCATCCTTTTCCTGGACCTGGTTTAGCTGTAAGGATAATAGGAGAAATCAAAGAAGAATTTATAAAAATTCTACAAAGTGCTGATAATATTTTTATAGATGAATTAAAAAGTAACAAAAATATTTTAAACAATAAAAGTTGGTATGATTCTGTCTCTCAAGCCTTTGCTGTATTTTTGCCTATTAAGTCTGTTGGGGTTATGGGTGATGGACGTACATATGAATACGTTATAGTTTTAAGATCTGTAGATACTTCAGATTTCATGACAGCAAATTGGTCAGATATACCTGCATCTTTATTATCAAAAATTTCTTCTAGAATAATTAACGAAGTTTCTGGCATTAATAGAGTTGTTTATGATATTTCTAATAAACCTCCATCTACCATAGAATGGGAATAA
- a CDS encoding carbon starvation CstA family protein, whose protein sequence is MQSSTRSCRQHLIWILISIVGAFALGFIALNRGESINALWILVASICVYLIAYRYYSRFIAHKVFQLNAKRITPAWKYNDGIDYVPTNKHVLFGHHFAAIAGAGPLVGPVLAAQIGYLPGMLWILAGVVFVGAVQDFVVLFISTRRDGRSIGDIIKSELGDAPGLLALFGTFIIMVIILAVLALIVVKALTNSPWGTFTVAATVPIAIFMGVYLRYLRPGRIGEISIIGFVLLMAAIVFGQKAVNNDILLFLFDLDGKKLTWILIGYGFIASVLPVWLLLAPRDYLSTFLKIGTIIGLAVGIVIVAPTIKMPSIVTQFADGNGPVWSGQLFPFLFITIACGAVSGFHALIASGTTPKLIENEIQTRYIGYGSMLMESFVAIMALIAASIIDPGIYYAMNSPAALIGTTPEEVASVVSSWGFVITPEDLIRVADEVGESSIISRVGGAPTLAVCMAHIFHQVIGGSGMMGFWYHFAILFEALFILTAVDAGTRAGRFMLQDLIGAFIPSFKRTDSLVSSIIATSMCVAAWGYFLYQGVVDPLGGINTLWPLFGMANQMLAAIALILSTVVLFKMKRDKYAWVTIIPTIWLLICTFAASYHKLFDNNPNIGFIAHANMYKDAIKQGLILSPAKTISEMQMVIKNDYINASLCSLFMFVVLGIALYGIRSILIARKNPKPTCIESDFNAI, encoded by the coding sequence ATGCAAAGTAGTACTAGGAGCTGTCGTCAGCACCTAATATGGATATTAATATCAATTGTCGGAGCTTTTGCTCTTGGTTTTATCGCTTTAAATCGTGGAGAAAGCATAAATGCTTTATGGATTTTAGTAGCCTCAATTTGTGTATACCTTATAGCATATCGTTATTATAGTAGATTTATCGCACACAAAGTTTTCCAACTAAATGCTAAACGCATAACACCAGCTTGGAAGTATAATGATGGGATTGATTATGTACCAACAAACAAACATGTGTTATTTGGACATCATTTTGCTGCTATAGCAGGAGCTGGCCCTCTAGTTGGTCCAGTTTTGGCTGCGCAAATTGGTTATTTGCCAGGAATGTTATGGATTTTAGCTGGAGTCGTTTTTGTAGGAGCAGTTCAAGATTTTGTTGTTTTGTTTATTTCAACTAGAAGAGATGGAAGATCTATTGGAGATATAATAAAATCAGAATTAGGAGATGCACCTGGTTTATTAGCATTATTTGGCACGTTCATTATAATGGTAATTATACTAGCAGTTCTTGCGTTAATTGTTGTAAAAGCATTAACAAACTCTCCATGGGGCACATTTACTGTTGCAGCAACAGTACCGATAGCTATTTTCATGGGTGTTTATCTAAGATATCTAAGACCAGGAAGAATAGGTGAGATATCTATTATTGGTTTTGTCTTACTGATGGCAGCTATAGTTTTTGGTCAAAAAGCTGTTAATAATGATATATTGTTATTTCTCTTTGACTTAGATGGAAAAAAATTAACCTGGATTTTAATAGGCTATGGGTTTATAGCATCTGTATTACCAGTGTGGTTACTATTAGCACCTCGTGATTATTTATCTACTTTTTTAAAAATAGGAACGATAATAGGCTTGGCAGTTGGCATAGTGATAGTTGCCCCAACAATCAAAATGCCTTCAATAGTTACTCAATTTGCAGATGGAAATGGTCCTGTATGGTCAGGGCAACTTTTTCCATTTCTTTTTATAACAATAGCATGTGGAGCTGTATCGGGGTTTCATGCTCTTATAGCTTCAGGAACAACACCTAAACTTATAGAAAATGAAATTCAAACTAGATATATAGGATATGGTAGTATGTTGATGGAATCATTTGTAGCTATTATGGCATTAATAGCTGCAAGCATAATAGATCCAGGTATTTATTATGCTATGAATAGTCCAGCAGCATTAATAGGAACAACCCCAGAAGAAGTAGCTAGTGTAGTTTCAAGTTGGGGATTTGTTATAACACCAGAAGATTTAATAAGAGTAGCAGATGAGGTCGGGGAAAGTAGTATTATTTCTCGTGTGGGAGGAGCTCCTACATTAGCTGTATGTATGGCTCATATATTTCACCAAGTAATAGGTGGTTCAGGGATGATGGGTTTTTGGTATCATTTCGCTATACTATTTGAGGCTCTTTTTATATTAACAGCTGTAGATGCAGGAACTAGAGCAGGTAGATTCATGCTTCAAGATCTCATAGGGGCATTTATACCTTCTTTTAAACGTACAGATTCATTAGTATCCAGCATTATCGCTACTAGTATGTGTGTGGCTGCCTGGGGATATTTTTTATATCAAGGAGTAGTAGACCCTTTAGGAGGCATAAATACACTGTGGCCTCTATTTGGCATGGCGAATCAAATGTTAGCTGCTATAGCACTAATACTAAGCACAGTAGTGCTATTTAAAATGAAAAGAGATAAGTACGCTTGGGTTACAATAATACCAACCATATGGTTATTAATATGTACTTTTGCTGCTTCTTACCATAAGTTGTTTGATAACAATCCAAATATTGGATTTATAGCACACGCTAATATGTATAAGGATGCTATTAAACAAGGGCTTATTCTTTCTCCAGCAAAAACAATATCTGAAATGCAAATGGTCATCAAAAATGACTATATAAACGCATCTCTGTGCTCGCTATTCATGTTTGTTGTATTAGGTATAGCTTTATATGGAATACGCTCTATACTTATAGCAAGAAAAAACCCAAAACCTACTTGCATTGAATCAGATTTTAATGCTATTTAA
- the asd gene encoding archaetidylserine decarboxylase (Phosphatidylserine decarboxylase is synthesized as a single chain precursor. Generation of the pyruvoyl active site from a Ser is coupled to cleavage of a Gly-Ser bond between the larger (beta) and smaller (alpha chains). It is an integral membrane protein.) yields the protein MRIKDIFLLIGQFLLPHHLISKFFFFAANCRVVWLKNLMILSFIKKYDIDLTYCDIKKYDDYTCFNDFFTRSIKTQNRLLNKKNNISSILSPADGFISQFGRIYNNSIIQAKNHKYSVASLLGNDSLDYIKFSDGNFINIYLSPKNYHRVHMPFDATLTKIKYIPGKLFSVNPTVVKYVPNLFARNERVICLFDSINGPIAIVLVGSMIVSSIETVWTGLVKPKSLLSKPFTFHRQDLIKPLTLNKGDEMARFQLGSTVIVLFGSNENIRWDYSLSEQSEILFGQEIGNFIF from the coding sequence ATGCGAATTAAAGATATTTTTTTATTAATAGGCCAATTTTTATTGCCTCATCATCTTATTTCTAAGTTTTTTTTCTTTGCTGCAAATTGTCGGGTAGTTTGGCTTAAAAATTTGATGATACTTAGCTTTATAAAAAAATATGATATTGATTTAACATATTGTGATATAAAAAAATATGATGATTATACTTGTTTCAATGATTTTTTTACCCGTTCCATAAAAACACAAAATAGATTGTTAAATAAAAAAAACAATATAAGTTCAATATTATCTCCAGCAGATGGTTTTATTAGTCAATTTGGAAGAATATATAATAATTCAATTATTCAAGCTAAGAATCACAAGTATAGCGTAGCTAGCCTTTTAGGAAATGATTCACTAGATTATATTAAATTTAGTGATGGCAATTTTATAAACATATATTTATCACCTAAAAATTATCATCGTGTGCATATGCCTTTTGATGCTACTTTAACAAAAATCAAATATATACCTGGTAAGCTGTTTTCTGTTAATCCAACAGTAGTGAAATATGTTCCTAATTTATTTGCACGTAATGAGAGAGTTATTTGTTTATTTGATAGTATAAATGGTCCTATTGCTATAGTCTTGGTTGGATCTATGATAGTATCTTCTATCGAAACTGTATGGACTGGCTTAGTTAAACCGAAGTCTTTATTGTCAAAACCATTTACCTTTCATAGACAAGATCTAATTAAACCACTCACTCTAAATAAAGGAGATGAGATGGCTAGATTCCAATTAGGATCTACTGTAATAGTTCTATTTGGGTCAAATGAAAATATAAGATGGGATTACTCTCTTTCTGAACAAAGTGAAATTTTATTTGGTCAAGAAATAGGTAATTTCATTTTTTAA
- a CDS encoding alcohol dehydrogenase, producing MKCYCLNNFSSPLQEKDIDLPVPHTNQVLLKVKASGICHSDIHLCNGYYDIGMGKKFELKDRGIELPLVLGHEIVGNVVAKGEDVKDIEIGGNYIVYPWIGCGICENCKESCENYCLSPQYLGINKPGGFAEYILVPHYKYLVNIKNMDPAMIAQYACAGLTTYSAINKIEKNIYKKKPVVIFGAGGLGLMAVSILKALGGYGSIVITNDLNKKQAALEAGALAVFDYNDEHLVKKLLDHNSNHKYHAVIDLVGNSNTTKASFDILEKSGALIIVGMFGGLSNWPLAFIPMKALKIIGSYVGNLSEFNELMKLVIDQKLEPVQIKKYDFDKLNEALSDLRSGKVVGRAVIINNI from the coding sequence ATGAAATGCTATTGTCTTAATAATTTTTCATCACCCTTGCAGGAAAAAGATATAGACTTACCTGTTCCTCATACAAACCAGGTTTTGTTGAAAGTAAAGGCATCTGGAATATGTCATAGTGATATCCATTTATGTAACGGATATTATGATATTGGTATGGGTAAAAAATTTGAATTAAAAGATAGAGGGATTGAATTACCTCTAGTTCTTGGTCATGAAATAGTTGGAAATGTTGTTGCTAAGGGAGAAGATGTTAAAGATATAGAAATAGGTGGTAATTATATAGTATATCCGTGGATAGGTTGTGGAATCTGTGAAAATTGTAAAGAATCATGTGAAAATTACTGCTTAAGTCCTCAATATCTTGGCATAAATAAACCAGGAGGGTTTGCAGAATATATCTTAGTTCCTCATTATAAATATCTCGTAAATATTAAAAATATGGATCCTGCTATGATAGCTCAGTATGCTTGTGCTGGATTAACTACATATTCAGCAATTAATAAGATTGAGAAAAATATCTATAAGAAAAAGCCAGTTGTAATTTTTGGTGCTGGTGGTTTGGGATTAATGGCTGTTTCTATTTTGAAAGCTCTTGGTGGTTATGGCAGTATTGTTATAACTAATGATTTAAATAAAAAACAGGCCGCTTTAGAAGCAGGCGCTTTAGCTGTTTTTGATTATAATGACGAACATTTAGTAAAGAAATTACTAGATCATAATTCTAATCATAAGTATCATGCTGTCATTGATCTAGTTGGAAACTCTAACACTACAAAAGCATCTTTTGATATCTTAGAAAAATCAGGAGCATTAATTATAGTTGGTATGTTTGGTGGTTTATCAAACTGGCCATTAGCATTCATTCCTATGAAAGCTTTAAAAATCATAGGAAGTTATGTTGGTAATTTATCTGAATTTAATGAATTAATGAAATTGGTAATTGATCAAAAATTAGAACCAGTACAAATTAAGAAATATGATTTTGATAAGCTTAATGAAGCGCTGTCAGATTTAAGATCTGGTAAGGTTGTTGGTAGAGCCGTCATTATTAATAATATTTAG